Within the Nyctibius grandis isolate bNycGra1 chromosome 4, bNycGra1.pri, whole genome shotgun sequence genome, the region GCCAtggcagcggggggggggctctgccccaTAACCCCCCCCCGGCTTAGGGGGCAGGGGGCGGggtgggagggagctggggggcgGGGTCAGAGGGGAGGGCGGGGCAGGAGGCGGGGTCAGAAGGGGAGAAAGGGGCGGGGTCacaggtggggaggggggcgTGGCCATCCGTGGGGGCGTGGTCCcaggcgggggcggggcctccATCCAGGCTGGCCTGGCGCACCacgcggcggggccgggaggagGGCCGTGCCCCCGGCGGGGGgacccccgccccccccggcgCCTCGGTGGCCTCGAACACCTGGAGGGGACAGCGGGGGCTCAGCCAGCACCGtggcccccccccggcccggcgcccccccccagccccacactcACCTCCGCGGCGAGGGGCTCCCCCGGCagcgcggggggctcggggctcTCCAGCTGGCTGATGCTCCGCATGACGGCGCAGAGGGAGATGCGGGGGCGCCGGGaggcccccagcagccccgggCCGGCCCCCTCCtcagggggctgcggggacggggacaggcCACCCTCGTCCCCCGGCGCGGCCTCCGGGCCCTCCTCGGGCTGGGCCGCCTGCTCCGCCCGTGGCTCCCACAGGCTGCTGTGCCGGCTGCCACACACCCGCCGTCAGCGgctggccccgccccgcgccggaGGACACGCCCCTTTCGGGGCGGGGCTCACACAGGCTCCGCCCCGTGGGCGGAGCATCGAGGGGCACCAGGCTCCACCCCCCGCCAGGGCGTGGCCACGGAAGCTCCACCCACAGGGGGCGTGGCCATGGCAGGCTCCACCCACCCCGCCCAAGAAGCCCTGGCCAATGCAGACCCTGCCCCGCCCCAGGGGGGTGTGGTCACACCAGGCCCCTCCCACCCAGGGGGCGTgtcccgccccggccccgcccacCTGGCCTGCAGGATGCCCTGGTAGAAGTCGAGCTGGCGCATGAAGCCGGGGTTGGGCAGGACGCCGGGGCGGCAGCGCCGCACGTGCCGCAGCGCCCGCTCCAGGGGCCACCCGAACTCCTTCATGGCGTACGCCAGCACCGTGGCGGCCGAGCGGCTCAGCCCCATGCGGCAGTGCACCAgcgcccggcccccgccggccCTGCGGCACCCGTGTGTGTCACCGGGGGGCCCTGCCACCAGGGCTCCCCATGGCCCCAGAGCTCCCCATGTCCCTGGGGACCCCATGCCCCAGGGCTCTCTGTGTCCCCAGGGTTATCCATGTCCCCAGGGCTCCTCatgtccccagtgctcccagagctccccgtgtccccagagctccccgtgtccccagagctccctgtgtccccaggaCTCCCCATATCCCCAGGGttccccatgtccccaaggACCCCATGCCCCAGggctccccatgtccccagagctccccatgtccccagggtTATCCgtgtccccagggctccccatgtccccagggcTCCCCGTGTCGCCAGAGCTCCCATTGTCCCCAGGGTTCCCTGTGTCCCCAAGGACCCCATGCCCCAGggctccccgtgtccccagcgctCCCCATGTCCCCGGGGACCCCATGCCCCAGggctccccgtgtccccagagctccctgtgtccccagggtTATCCATGTCCCCAGagctccccatgtccccagagctccccatgtccccagggctccccgtgtccccaagGACCCCATGCCCCAGGGTTATCCACGTCCCCAGggctccccgtgtccccagggctccccgtgtccccagagctcccagtgcccccagggctccccatgtccccagggctccccatgtccccagggctcccagtgcccccagagctccctctgtccccagagctccccgtgtccccaggaCTCCCCATATCCCCAGGGTTCCCCGTGTCCCCAAGGaccccatgtccccagggctccccgtgtccccagggtTATCCgtgtccccagggctccccacgtccccagggctccctgtgtccccagagcTCCCCGTGTCTCCAAGGTCCCCATGCCCCAGggctccctgtgtccccagggctccccgtgtccccagagctccccatgtccccagggaCCCTGTGCCCCAAGGACCCCATGCCCCAAGGCTCCCTGAGTCCCCAGGGTTATCCAtgtccccagggctccccatgtccccagggctcccagtgccccgatgcccccccagcaccccagtcATCaagacacccccccccccatacccccctgcctccccaggTACCCCCACCCATGTCCccccctctccagcctgccccTGGCTCCAGCCCCTCCATGCCCCCCATACCCTGTGTCCCCCTCgtgtgccccccaccccgcggTGTCCCCACGCCCCCGGAGCTGCCCTGGCCCCACTGACCGGACGcgggagaggaagaggaaggtgtcGTTCcagtggggcaggagctgggccgTCTCCTCGTCGTCCACCCGCACGTTCATGTAGGTGAACAGCGCCGGGAAGAAGTTGTCGATCTCCCGCGCCACGTTCAGGATGTGGGTGACCCTGCGGTGCCACGGGCAGGGGGCACAGCTGGCACGTGGGGCTGAGGCTCTGCCCACGCTCTGTGGGGTCCCCCACAGTGCCCAATGCCCACCCACCCCGCCAGGTGTCCCACGATGACCCCACGCCCACCCTGCTGGGTGTTCTACAAAGACCCCATGCCCACACCCATGGGTGTCCCACAATAACCCCATACCCACCCCACCAGACCATCTCGTGATGACCTCATACCTGCACCACCGTGACCCTCCGTGATGACCCTGTGCCCACCCCACCATAACACCTCATGACGACCCCATATCCACCCTGCTGGGGCACCTCATGATGACCCTGCACCCACTCCACCACGACACCCCACGATGGCGCCATGCCTATCCCACTGGGACACCTCAGATGACCCCATGCCACCCTGCCATGACACCTCATGATGGCCCCATGCCCACGCCACCATGACACCTCAAATGACCCTACGCCCAACTGACAATAACACCTCAGATGACCCCATGTACATCCCACCATGACACCCCAGATGGCTCTGTGCCACCCCACTGTGCCACCCCATGATGGCCCCATGCCCACCCCACCATTACACCCCAGAAGATCCTATGCCCAACTGACCGTGACACCCCCGATGGCCCCATGCCCACCCCACCACGACACCCCAGATGGCCCCATGCCCACACCACCGTGACGCCCCATGACGGCCCCATGCCCATCCCACCACGACAACTCAGATGACCCTATACCCAACTGACCCTGACACCCCATGGTGGCCCCATGCCCACCCCACCATGGCACCCCAGATGGCCCCATGCCCACCCCACCATGACACCCCAGATGACCCCACGCCACTCCACGCTCACCGgttctgctgcagctcctccaggTTGGCCGCGTTCCACTCGGAGCCCTGCGTGGTGCCAGCGGTGAGGGTtggggccagccctgcccgccccccctgcccacccacccCGCTGCCCACCAGGTAGAGGTGCGGGAAGACGCGGGACGGCCGGTCCATCTGcgccagcaccagcagcatctCGTTGTCGATGAAGTCCTTGTGCtgggccaggctgtgccccGTGCGCCGCTCCAGCTCCTCCCGCACCTGGGCACGGCCGCGGGGTGACAGGtggccccggccctgcccgtccccccgcccgccccggtgGCACCCACCTCCTTGGAGGTGACGCTCTCCAGGTCCGCGCTGGCCATCACGTCCCGCAGCAGTGCCCGCACCGCCTGCTCCGACAGCCCGGGCGCCGCCGGCCTGGCACCGCCGCACCGCGTCACCCGCCCACGCCCACACCCCGCCCCCCtgcaagccccgccccctcagACTGGAAGCTCCACCCACTTCCTTTAAGCTCCACCCCTCATCCAATCCCCACCCTCTCCATTGGCCACATCCCTGAGCCCAGGCCCCGCCCCTCAGCACAAGCCCCTCCTTCCTCGCAGTGCCCCGCCCTCACAGCCCCGCCCCATTGGCCCACCCTCATAGCCCCGCCCACACAGCCCCACCCCATTGGCCCATCCTCATTGCCCTGCCCTCACAGCCCCGCCCCATTGGCCCACCTCACAGCCCCACCCCATTGGCCCACCCTCATAGCCCCGCCCACACAGCCCCGCCCCATTGGCCCACCTCACAGCCCTGCCCTATTGGCCCACCCTCATAGCCCCGCCCACACAGCCCCGCCCCATTGGCCCACCCTAATAGCCCCGCCCACACAGCCCCGCCCCATTGGCCCACCCTCacagccccgccccctccccacaaGCCCCGCCCCATTGCCCCACCCTCACagccccgcccctccccacaagcccctccccctccccacaagccccgcccctccccgccccaggAGCGGCTCCCATTGGCtgcgggccggggggggggcgggccgTACCGGGGGCGCGGGGGCGAGGCGGGCCGCACGGACTCGAGGCCGGCCATGGCGAGCCACTCGTTGAGGCAGCTCTGGTCGGAGGCGGGCGCGTAGCCGCGGGCCCAGGCCAGCGCGGGCCCCCCGGGGATGTGCCCCCCGCGCGACGCCGCCTCGCAGGCACggtgcagctcctgcagcacggccctgccccggggcgcccaccgtgtcccccccgCTCTGGGTGCCCCGCAGGGTGTGGGTGCCACCTCCCCTCGCCCAGGTGTGCGTGTGCCCAAACCCTTGCCATGACCACGGTGGTGCCCCTGTGTCCGTGTCCTGGCTGTGCCCACGGTGGTGCCCACAACCTCCATGCCCACCGTGGTGGCCACTTCAACCCTGGCCACGATGGTGCCCACAGCCCCTGTGCCCACAGCAGTGCCCATATCCTCCATGGCCATGGTGGCACCTACATCCCCCATGCCCACAGTGGTGCCCACATCCCCCATGCCCACGGCAATGCCCACATCCCCTGTGCCCACGGTGGCACCTATATCCCTCATGCCCATGATGGCACCCACATTGCCCGTGTCCATGGTGGTGCCCATGTCCCCCATGGCTGTGGTGGCACCCACATCCCCCATGCCCACAGTGGTGCCCACACCCTCCATGCTCCCACCAGTGCCCATGTCCCCCATGCCCATGGCAGTGCCCCACATCCCCTGTGCCTATGGTGGTGCCCACGTCTCCCATGCCCATGGTGCTACCCACGTCCCCTGTACCCATGGTGGTGCCCACGTCCCCCATGCCCACAGACACCCCCACGCCCCCCGTGCCCACGGTGGTGCCCACGCCCCCCGTGCCCACGGACACGCCCGCCGCTCGCTCACCACATGGTCTGGACCGAGATGGGCTTGAAGATGCGGGTCTGCCCCCCTGACGTCACGCTGAACCCCCTGGGCACCACGGAGAGATGTGTGGGTCAGGGTGGGCACcccagccccgccccctccccacaggccCCACCCACTCCCACAGGCCCCACCCCCACaggcccctcccctccccagaagCCCCGCCCACCCCTTACCCATCGCCGTCGAGGAAGACCTGGGTGTCGCTCCAGAGGGGCAGCACCATGCCCAGGGTGCAGCGGGCGGCCCTGGGGCGGGCAGAGGTCAGGGGGTGCAGCCGCCCCCCCCCGTACCCCGCACCCCCTGCCCCGCTCACCCCTCGTGGGCGAAGTCCACCCCCAGCAGCGCCGTCTGCCCCTCGGCCCCCGCCTCCTCGGGCCGCACCACCAGCAGGTACCGCACCCGCCGCGGCCGCGCCGACTCCAGCCGCAccgcctgggggggggggcgtgagGGCTCtggcccccagtgccccccccagtgccccccagtgcccccccagtgcccccagtgcccccagctcctggggagcagcagcaagcaCACTGGGGGGCAGGCTGGGCTGTACCCCATCCCATTCCGTCCCCATCCCATcttcatccccatcccatcccgtcCTGTCCCGTCCCCATCCATATCCCattcccatccctgtccccatcccaatcccatcccatcccatcctgccccatcccatccccaccgTGTCCCTATCCATATCCCGTTCCCATCCCcttcctgtccccatccccgtctCCATCCCCATTCTCTCCCATCCCAATCCCGTCCTGTCCCATCGCATCCCCATCCTCTCCCGCtcccgtccccatccccattcTGTTCCAGTCCCATCCTGTCCTATCCCATCGTGTCTtgtcctgtcccatcccatccgCACCCTGTCCCCAACCTCTTCCCATCCCATCCaccccatccatcccatcccatcctgtcccatcccatccccacccctgtccccattctcatcccatcccatccatcccatcccatccccatccctgtccccatccctatccccatccccttcccattccatcccatcccatcccatcctgtcCCATTCCATCCGCACCTTGTACCCAATctcatcccatccatcccatccccatccttgtccccatccctgtccccatccctgtccccatccccttcccattccatcctgtcccatcccatccccaccctgtccccatcctcatcccatcccatccatctcatccccatccttgtccccatccctgtccccatccctatCCCCATCCCCttctcatcccatcccatcccatcccatctgTCCCATCCcatg harbors:
- the SSH3 gene encoding protein phosphatase Slingshot homolog 3 isoform X1, whose product is MWGTAMGMGDMGTGGSMEGVGTTVGMGDVGATTAMGDMGTTMDTGNVGAIMGMRDIGATVGTGDVGIAVGMGDVGTTVGMGDVGATMAMEDMGTAVGTGAVGTIVARVEVATTVGMEVVGTTVGTARTRTQGHHRGHGKGLGTRTPGRGEVAPTPCGAPRAGGTRWAPRGRAVLQELHRACEAASRGGHIPGGPALAWARGYAPASDQSCLNEWLAMAGLESVRPASPPRPRPAAPGLSEQAVRALLRDVMASADLESVTSKEVREELERRTGHSLAQHKDFIDNEMLLVLAQMDRPSRVFPHLYLGSEWNAANLEELQQNRVTHILNVAREIDNFFPALFTYMNVRVDDEETAQLLPHWNDTFLFLSRVRAGGGRALVHCRMGLSRSAATVLAYAMKEFGWPLERALRHVRRCRPGVLPNPGFMRQLDFYQGILQASRHSSLWEPRAEQAAQPEEGPEAAPGDEGGLSPSPQPPEEGAGPGLLGASRRPRISLCAVMRSISQLESPEPPALPGEPLAAEVFEATEAPGGAGVPPPGARPSSRPRRVVRQASLDGGPAPAWDHAPTDGHAPLPTCDPAPFSPSDPASCPALPSDPAPQLPPTPPPAP
- the SSH3 gene encoding protein phosphatase Slingshot homolog 3 isoform X2, producing MALVTVRRAAGAAGGPAKEDAPRRGQLQRRQSFVLVRGAALLLPAEEAAEPPPAAPPGQAPGRQEQHLQLMMQLLRPQDAIRLAVRLESARPRRVRYLLVVRPEEAGAEGQTALLGVDFAHEGAARCTLGMVLPLWSDTQVFLDGDGGFSVTSGGQTRIFKPISVQTMWAVLQELHRACEAASRGGHIPGGPALAWARGYAPASDQSCLNEWLAMAGLESVRPASPPRPRPAAPGLSEQAVRALLRDVMASADLESVTSKEVREELERRTGHSLAQHKDFIDNEMLLVLAQMDRPSRVFPHLYLGSEWNAANLEELQQNRVTHILNVAREIDNFFPALFTYMNVRVDDEETAQLLPHWNDTFLFLSRVRAGGGRALVHCRMGLSRSAATVLAYAMKEFGWPLERALRHVRRCRPGVLPNPGFMRQLDFYQGILQASRHSSLWEPRAEQAAQPEEGPEAAPGDEGGLSPSPQPPEEGAGPGLLGASRRPRISLCAVMRSISQLESPEPPALPGEPLAAEVFEATEAPGGAGVPPPGARPSSRPRRVVRQASLDGGPAPAWDHAPTDGHAPLPTCDPAPFSPSDPASCPALPSDPAPQLPPTPPPAP
- the SSH3 gene encoding protein phosphatase Slingshot homolog 3 isoform X3, whose amino-acid sequence is MWGTAMGMGDMGTGGSMEGVGTTVGMGDVGATTAMGDMGTTMDTGNVGAIMGMRDIGATVGTGDVGIAVGMGDVGTTVGMGDVGATMAMEDMGTAVGTGAVGTIVARVEVATTVGMEVVGTTVGTARTRTQGHHRGHGKGLGTRTPGRGEVAPTPCGAPRAGGTRWAPRGRAVLQELHRACEAASRGGHIPGGPALAWARGYAPASDQSCLNEWLAMAGLESVRPASPPRPRPAAPGLSEQAVRALLRDVMASADLESVTSKEVREELERRTGHSLAQHKDFIDNEMLLVLAQMDRPSRVFPHLYLGSEWNAANLEELQQNRVTHILNVAREIDNFFPALFTYMNVRVDDEETAQLLPHWNDTFLFLSRVRAGGGRALVHCRMGLSRSAATVLAYAMKEFGWPLERALRHVRRCRPGVLPNPGFMRQLDFYQGILQASRHSSLWEPRAEQAAQPEEGPEAAPGDEGGLSPSPQPPEEGAGPGLLGASRRPRISLCAVMRSISQLESPEPPALPGEPLAAEPRRRNPTCNFVTLGTGKCHIQAVTQEYHK